From the Pseudomonadota bacterium genome, one window contains:
- a CDS encoding glycosyltransferase has protein sequence MTDPVHIKKEIAGECRVSVIVPNHNGAETIALCLEALLASHHDSYEIIVVDDCSSDNSVAIIKEYPCRLIRMDAHGGAAAARNLGARNSRGRTLFFTDSDCLVLPETLTLAEQAVLLAEPHTIIGGTYTCRPHDPGFFSLFQSVFIHYSELKNPENPDYIATHAMALDASTFRNSGGFREDFLPILEDVEFSHRLKQQGCRLRMRPEILVRHFFGFSLASSMANGYRKAKFWTRYSLLHKDLLTDSGTASFELKISVILFHVFALLAVGWLLMPDAIPPAALLVPLFINLLVCQGMLELFHATGGMKLALGAASYFTLLYPLAVGAGALTGIAFRGQTSS, from the coding sequence ATGACGGATCCAGTTCACATAAAAAAAGAAATCGCCGGGGAATGCCGGGTCTCAGTGATTGTTCCCAACCACAATGGCGCCGAGACCATCGCTCTCTGCCTGGAGGCCCTCCTCGCTTCACACCATGACTCTTATGAGATCATCGTGGTCGATGACTGCTCCTCCGACAACTCCGTCGCCATAATCAAGGAATACCCCTGCCGTCTGATCAGAATGGACGCGCATGGCGGTGCCGCGGCGGCCAGAAACCTGGGCGCCCGGAACAGCCGCGGTCGGACCCTCTTCTTCACCGATAGCGACTGCCTGGTCCTGCCCGAAACCCTGACCCTGGCGGAGCAGGCGGTTCTCCTTGCGGAACCTCACACCATCATCGGCGGCACTTATACCTGCAGACCGCATGACCCCGGTTTCTTCAGCCTGTTCCAGTCGGTGTTCATCCATTATTCCGAACTGAAGAATCCAGAAAATCCGGATTATATCGCAACCCACGCCATGGCCCTTGACGCCTCGACGTTCCGGAACTCAGGCGGGTTTCGAGAGGATTTCCTGCCCATTCTCGAAGATGTGGAATTCAGCCACCGACTCAAACAACAGGGCTGCCGATTACGGATGCGTCCGGAAATTCTGGTCCGCCATTTCTTCGGGTTTTCCCTGGCGAGCTCCATGGCCAACGGTTACCGGAAGGCCAAGTTCTGGACCAGATATTCACTCCTGCACAAAGATCTGCTGACCGATTCCGGCACCGCTTCATTCGAACTGAAGATCTCCGTCATTCTCTTCCACGTCTTCGCCCTTCTCGCCGTCGGCTGGTTGCTCATGCCCGACGCAATTCCCCCGGCAGCCCTTCTGGTCCCGCTCTTTATCAACCTGCTGGTCTGCCAGGGAATGCTTGAACTTTTTCATGCCACCGGCGGAATGAAGCTGGCCCTTGGTGCCGCATCTTATTTCACCCTCCTCTATCCGCTGGCCGTGGGGGCGGGCGCCCTCACCGGCATCGCCTTCCGCGGGCAGACCTCTTCGTGA
- a CDS encoding putative sulfate exporter family transporter — MAQKDANVVVDSGQSRWSDLWTKEDYLAIWLGFIVVAVCLVAYLGYYPKADYTQKIDAAKQIKTTEASRAPFKTIAWHKAAGDAKKLKASKDMAFGKFISHWTKHPGSWKTNPLDAFIMTEAQANAKNEKAMPAYEEAKAKAAAKLSEAKSAEDAAAGASFKDPALNDAAKAKIADWQAAEKKSSSAKAKTANKPYNYIPTLIGLCVFMIIFFGIGVAMMGESVPGFGTGFVVVFLVAVLAYMLGGQSISKQYGFGAEAWAVLLGMVIANTMGTPKWALPACKVEFFIKTGLVLLGAEVLFSKIMSIGIPGIFVAWVVTPIVLIGTFIFGQTVVKMPSKTLNIVISADMSVCGTSAAIAAAAACRAKKEELTLSIGLSLVFTAIMMIAMPAFIKAVGMPEILGGAWMGGTIDATGAVAAAGAFLGEKALYVAATIKMIQNVMIGVSAFFIALYWCMKVEADECNRPTVGVGEIWHRFPKFVIGFLAASILFSLLDSNLGKDMSGALIDQGVVRGGTRLLRSWFFALSFAAIGLSTNFRELSKYFKGGKPLILYVCGQSFNLVLTLTMAYIMFYLVFPEITANI; from the coding sequence ATGGCGCAAAAAGATGCAAATGTTGTTGTTGACAGCGGCCAAAGCCGCTGGTCGGACCTCTGGACCAAAGAAGATTATCTGGCTATCTGGCTCGGCTTTATAGTTGTTGCGGTGTGTCTGGTTGCGTATCTGGGATATTATCCGAAAGCAGATTACACCCAGAAGATCGATGCCGCAAAACAGATAAAAACCACTGAAGCGAGCCGGGCCCCATTCAAAACCATTGCCTGGCACAAAGCTGCCGGCGATGCAAAAAAACTTAAAGCCTCCAAAGACATGGCCTTTGGCAAATTCATATCCCACTGGACGAAACACCCCGGTTCATGGAAAACGAATCCGCTTGATGCCTTTATCATGACGGAAGCGCAAGCCAATGCCAAGAATGAAAAGGCGATGCCCGCCTATGAAGAGGCAAAGGCAAAAGCTGCAGCAAAATTGAGCGAGGCCAAGTCGGCCGAAGACGCTGCCGCCGGCGCCTCCTTTAAGGATCCGGCCCTCAATGATGCCGCCAAGGCCAAAATTGCCGACTGGCAGGCGGCAGAGAAAAAATCCTCATCTGCAAAAGCAAAGACAGCCAATAAACCTTACAACTACATCCCAACCCTGATCGGTCTGTGCGTTTTCATGATCATTTTCTTTGGTATCGGAGTGGCGATGATGGGTGAGAGTGTTCCCGGTTTTGGTACAGGATTCGTTGTCGTTTTCCTGGTTGCGGTATTGGCCTACATGCTTGGGGGGCAGTCCATTTCCAAGCAATATGGTTTTGGGGCGGAAGCATGGGCTGTTTTGCTTGGTATGGTGATTGCCAACACGATGGGCACACCCAAGTGGGCGCTGCCTGCCTGTAAAGTGGAGTTTTTTATTAAAACCGGACTCGTGCTGCTTGGTGCGGAAGTCCTCTTCAGCAAGATCATGTCCATAGGCATTCCCGGAATTTTTGTTGCCTGGGTGGTTACCCCGATTGTTTTGATAGGTACTTTTATTTTCGGGCAGACGGTTGTCAAGATGCCTTCAAAAACGCTCAACATTGTTATTTCCGCCGACATGTCGGTCTGTGGTACATCGGCTGCGATTGCGGCAGCCGCAGCCTGCAGGGCGAAAAAAGAGGAGCTGACCCTGTCCATCGGCCTGTCCCTGGTCTTCACCGCAATCATGATGATTGCCATGCCGGCATTCATCAAGGCAGTCGGGATGCCGGAAATTCTGGGCGGGGCCTGGATGGGCGGGACGATTGACGCCACCGGGGCGGTTGCCGCCGCCGGGGCCTTCCTTGGTGAAAAAGCCCTGTATGTGGCAGCAACCATCAAAATGATCCAGAACGTCATGATTGGCGTCAGCGCCTTCTTTATCGCTCTCTACTGGTGCATGAAGGTGGAAGCGGACGAATGTAATCGGCCGACTGTAGGCGTTGGTGAGATCTGGCACCGTTTCCCTAAGTTCGTGATTGGCTTTCTTGCCGCATCTATCCTGTTTTCGCTTCTTGACAGTAATCTGGGGAAAGATATGAGCGGCGCTCTCATCGACCAGGGAGTTGTCCGCGGTGGAACCCGTCTTCTGCGCAGTTGGTTCTTCGCCCTGTCCTTCGCTGCTATCGGCCTTTCCACCAACTTTCGGGAACTTTCAAAATATTTTAAGGGAGGCAAGCCGCTGATCCTTTACGTTTGTGGTCAGAGTTTCAATCTGGTCCTTACTCTTACGATGGCCTATATCATGTTTTATCTGGTATTTCCCGAAATCACCGCCAACATTTAA